The DNA region TTTTCGAGAAAATGTAAGCAGTCACAGCAAACTTCGACCCCTGAAAATGCATTCCCTCTAGTGGCCGAAATGCCAATTCGAGACACTACCCAAGCAAAGCAACACAAACTCCATGTAAGTTAACTCCATTTGGACTAACACAAGGAAACTTCACAAAGGAAATAAATATTACTAAGCACCCAAACAGTAAACTCATTACCTGCAGCATCTCAGATGCAACATGGAAGGCAGGGTGTGTGCGTGATATGTGAATGGCGACCCATGCTCAATTTGCCGGACGTCACTACCTGCTGTTAACGCATAATCCTGATTTTCGAATGTTAACTTGCGCTACACCAACAGTAAACGATGAAACAACTAAGTTCATACTTTGGAAGTAAATTGCCGAAACAAAATAACTTCACTTACTTTCAACTTAGCAGACATAGTAGCAACATCGTTTCTGTTCTTTTATGTCTTCTTTTGGCGGGTCATGTGCCCTCTACACTACAAGACTTTTATTCATTTGTGAAAGTTTTTTCTCCTATCTGTGGAGGTTTATAAACCCCACCAAATGATGTTTGGGGAGTTTTTAAAACTGCCAAAATTTGAGGTACCACGAAGTTTTGTAGTGAATTTTGTATATGTTTAGTGGAATTTATATTGGACTTTTATGGCAGTTTTAAATTACTTTTGTGACAGTTTAAAACCTGcacaaattgatttttttaatttaacaaaaataaactgTGATATTTTCAAACTTTCACAAACCTtataattgtttatttattttcaatttcaaaacattcattaatctcatctcatttacATTCTCtccaattaaaaatttattttttagtatcaaaatttaaaaactaaatcttttataacacaattcctcaatataaaaaaattctcaaTATCAATAGTTCCAAACATAATTGCATATGGTATTGTTCTACATAACTATtactgtttttctttaaaaaataaaataaaataaaacaactttCATATTTCAATATCATCTAATTACATAAAAATCTCAAATATTTGTCCTCGGGTGTCTGTTGCTATCACCAACTGATCTCCTAGCATCAAAGAGAGTAGTAGGCTCGCTTTTAATATTGTACATTTGACTGTGTCATATTCAGCTCAATTTGTTCCTATTTAAAGTAGTAAACAGAAACTATTCAATTTATCTATCTATCTAAAACAAATGTGTGTAGTAAACAGAAATCAAGTACATTAAAGCAGTTCCGTTCCACGCCccataatatttaattttctatttcgcACTGTCACTGAACTAATTCTTTTTCACTCACTTTCAGCATTCAATGGTATTAAAGCTATTGCGAAAAGGGTAAGTATTTGCATCATtaccttcttttttttctaattgataTGAGATGAGACCCTAGCCTAATCTATTTTAGCACCACCTAATTGATATGAGATATGAGACCCTGGCCTAAATCTATTTTGCCTCGTTACCTTCATTACATAATTGATGCTTACTATGTATATTATGTCACAGAATCTAAAGCATTTATCTAATTTACACATAATTACatacaaataaaataagataaaatagcaACGGTTTACAAAATACTTACCACTATAGTTAATGCCTCGTTATTTATAAAAGACCCATCCTTTCTCTTATGTGTTTCAATGTACATCATTAACATATATAATGCAAGTAAAATCACACATGTACCAAGTGTGTGTATGTATATACCATCTCATGTCACCTCCGAGAGTTGGCTGTGTTAATTTTTCATGCAAAGctcctaaaaataaatataatatcttCAATTAAGACCAAGAAATTTTCTAGACCAACTATATATTCATCTGAGTTTCGTGACTTAGCAATCCAAGATTTATCCATTGTtttaaacggtctctctgtagacatgatacatgacagagcacaatggcgtcgtttgattcatgtagccgaccccacttagtgggacaaggctttgttgttgtttgtttgttGTTTGCTAATTAAACTTCAAGTAGGGAAAACAATTACTAGACATGTGtactactaaaaaaatatatatgggaCTTCTAACATAATAAAATACAAAGCTATAATAGACTTCTaacatatttaaaacaaaataggatataATTATTATCTTACCTTAACAAGTGCTTGTTCAAAAGCAATAGCAAAAAACTGGTGAAAGGAAAATTGGTACCTACTTCAATCCCAGAAACAGAAGAAACCCAACCAAATTGCCTAATAAAACCAGAAATTAAATCCATGAGCGAGATtaatttgttaaataaaaataaagaaatgaaaGAGAATAATTAATAAAGAGGGGCAATAGCAGAACATAATAATTTTGTGTAGATACAAAAATACCTATAAATATTTGATAACACATGCAAATGCAGAacataaataaatagaaatatgACGAGACTGTATAAATATTTGATAacacatgcaaatgcaaatgtaGATTATTCTTTACTGATTTCCATATATGCTAATTAAAGTAAATACAAATCCAAAATCCTGTCCATACCTGATTTAGAAGCTAAATAAAATACCATGCATTGGTGGATTGCACTCACATACATGTATATATTTTACGTTAGCAGATCATTCAATTCTCGTCAATTTTCTACTATTTCTTTctaattattgtatatatatattttttatatacagaAAATAAGATTTTATGCATAGAAATAGTCAAAAAGTATTTATAGATGACACATTAAGTATTTTCTGAAGTAGTCTCAACCTGAAGGTGCATAAGAGGCAAGAAGTTAGAATCACATACTTTTGGTTTACAATTGACATAGAGAAGCATGATTTCCCGGACCCAGGTAAAAATCTACGTGAGAGGATCTTTGTGTAAAATTGAGTGGGAATTCACATTTTCTCCAGCTGAGGACATGAACCAAACAGGCACTTCATGTTTTGAGTATACAAGTAACTGTTACAAAAGAATAGACCACAATCGCCACATCATTATAACTAAAAAAAGAATGACTCGTGTTACTATAAGAAGTATTTATACTATGCTAGTGTGAATAAAAAATTGTCTGGCCCAACTAAAGCGTCTGCGAATCCCATCATTAGTAACAACCTCAGCAGCTAGCCAATGCATTTAAGTAGTTGTACCACTGAAGTTTTAACCAATCTTATCATGCATTTTGAAATTGTCCAGATATTTTTATCCAactgaagagaaaaaaaattatgtgaatgagtaGTATTAATCTGTTGAAAATATTAGGCCTCTTTATATTATCcagaattttaaaatcacaaaaaaatgttACTATTGATGATTGGTGATGACAGTACACATGCATGTATGTAAAGCTGGCAGAGAATAACAAGCTCCATATGCTTTATGAAAATAGTTATATGAAGTTAAATAAGAGGGTTATCAACTTAGCAGTTATCATATATCATTAGTGAAGTAGATGccaaaagaagaattaaaatcaGGAGTTGATCACAAATCCATTGAACAACGGGTAATAAATTATGGAAACATAAAAAAAGGGCAACCCGGTGCACAAGCGTCCCGCGTTTAACGCAGGGTCCGGGAAAGGGCCGCAACCAAGGTTGTAATGTACGCAGCCTAACCTGATAATTATATCAGTGGCTGTTTCCACGGCTTGAACCCGTGACCTTGAGGTCACGTGGAGACAACTCATCCGCTGCTCCGAGGCTCCCCTTCAAATTATGGAAACATAACaatgatttgaaattaagattGAAAAGGAGCATTAAAAAGGGTAATAGTGATACAGTACCTCTGGTAACAATTCCAACTTCAGTACAAAGCTCTGCCTCTGCTATTATTATTAGCGGCTGTCTTCCCATATGAAATCGCTCCAATATAGCCACTAAAGCTCATTTGGGGGGTATCACAGCTATAAATCATCCGACACCAATCAGTACCCCTTAAATGCTAGTTAGAAACCGAATGAGTaacaattgaatgataaaataatttctcTGCTGGGTGATAATTGAGCAATATTAGCATATGTTATATATAAGGGGAACCaacaatatttataaataaagaatATGACAAAATCACGGGATTACAGGAATTGAATGGTAAATGCAGATATGCTGTTCACACAAGTGACAAATCTATCAATCACAATCTTATAAAACATACTAGTAAGTGCTTGGCGATATGCCTAAACAACTGCTCTTGCCAAGATGCCCCCTCCCATCACAATCAAGTTTGCAAGAATCTTTGTTGTCTGCATAAACAGCTCAGGTAACGTTAAAACCCTAAGGCGAGAAGCCGAAAAAATGCATAcagaaaaattgaattttaacataattattgttaaaataagAATCTCATAATTATTGTCAAAAGGAACAGCTAGGACCCTGTGAAGAGAGTCAATTACTCAACTAACTGATATCATTATCATAGCCACAGTGGCATACCACAAGTAAACTTAAAAAGAGCATTGCTAAACTGCTAATAGTCATTAAATCATGACAACTGAAGATTTATATATTCATAAATggttccatttttctttttccattcatGTTTATCAAGTTTACTGAAACAAAAAGTAATAAATATGAGATATTGAACATACTAGTCAAACAATTCCAATTCTTACTCCTCCAACAACTTCCAcctgaaaaattaattaaaaagaaagaaaaaattaaagaaagagtaGCGAAAACTATTTATGTACACACTTCACAGTAAATCAATCAATTTTTCATCCTCCAATTGCTGGAAAAgaaaaacgaagaagaatagaaaaagatACTAGATTCGAATACATCACATTTGCAGATTCCATTGTCATTTTTAGTTACAAAACAACATTACACATAGCATAGCATACCAGGGGTAACTAGTGAAGCTTTATTAGGAAAAGAACCAAGAAGTAGAGAGTTCATGTGCGGAATGCGAGTGAGTGAATGAATGAATTTGAAGAGTGTTTAGATTTTTGAGTGCGTGGAGTGAGGCACACAGAGCTAGCTACTTCATGAAAGAGTCAGAGAAGAAATTTATTGTTAACAAAGAAGAAATATCAGCAAATTAataggaaagaaaaataaaaaaaagtaccaGCGGCAGTTCAAAGGAGAAATTGGAGTGAGAGAAAACAGCGTTGAAGAAGAAGCTCGGGAGTGAACAGATTTGAAAATGCATTGTACCACTTCAACTACGGCGGGATTGACGTCAAAAACTGTGGCGGCAACGGCGGCAGAAACTGCAGCGACGACAATGACAGCAACAACAGTATAGAGAGAAAGATCTGAAAACGTGTTGATAAGATAGGTGGCTCGATCCAGAAGCTCTCTACTGCAACGGACACGGCAGTGGTAATGACGCCGCCGGACAATGTATAATAAGTATATGCAGCAGTGGGCAGGTGCTAAACCAAAGTTACTTACAAGCACAAATATATAAGTATACAATTCCAAAATTATGGACAATgtattttagaaaagaaagagaagcctCTTGTACCAGCAACGTTGAATTGATTTATAGTTTCACTTTTCATCCAAAAATTCAAAGGTAACAATCATAAAGCCAAAAACCATAAAAAAGAAAGTCCAACTAAATTGTCTACTGCTATGAATCTCTACTCTAGTTTTTAAGCTCCTGGGCAATTAGAACAGCCAAATAAAAGCCAAGTTCGTCTACAAATTCAGCCAAATCAAAAGAATGAGCATCTGCAACAATTTGTAAACTTGTCCTATCAGGTAGGTCAGAAACTACAACTTCCGGATACTGCTTTCGTTGCTGTTCTAACACTAGTCTCCCTTGCGGATGACTGATAATCACCCGTCCACCTACAGGTCAGATCCAAAATTACAGAAAGAATAAGAAGTATCCAGAGCTCTGACCTAAGTTTCAAAAGAGGGAACAACAATTGAGCTAAAATATATGTGCAATAAGAAAATCTATTTAGTTTGCTACTATGTTTGGTGCACTGTTCTAATACACTTGAAAATTTTAGCTTCTATACCAAAGTAATACCTAAGGAGTATTAGAAATTTGACATTTTTAATCTATCCTCTTATTCAAACTTCGGTTCAAGCAAATTAAGAGCCAGGCTTTGGTAATAGGTGTAGAAATCTTGGAATGCAAATAGCATTCTCTCCAGAGCAATTTCATTTAATGGGGCAAAACATTATTCAAAGCTTGATGAAAGACAAGATGTGTGAATAAGTGTAAATGTTACAGTTAAAATTGCAAAACGTTTTATTTTCTACCTCATAACACATCATTAATAACCAAACTATATCCACACTATCATCCTTCTTTTAACCAATTTTGGCACTATCAAACTTTTCGTCATCCAGATAAATGGATTCTTTTGAATGATTTTTAAGAAATGTGTGTAAAACATGGTACATAAAAATCAAGTCCATTTTCAAATACACAATTTGCAGAGAAATGCAAAGTAACAAGGAAAAGAACAAACTTCAACCACGAGAAAAACTTACCAGGTGAACATTTCTTAGCCAAAGACCCCAAAATCTCATCAAGTTTGAAGGGCAAAGCaggaagaaaatagagaaaaacaACATCAAGAGGAGCCCATTTCTCTGGAACATACACAATCTCTCCTTGCCAACACTTAACCTTATCATATTTCTCTTTAATAAGAGCCAATATCAGAAGTGAATCGTGCACCACAAAAAGAGACTTACACAAACCCACCAATGTATCCACAAACTCTTCAGACCCAGTTGAGACTAAGACCCTTGAACCCTCTTCAACATTCCCAGCAGATACAATACGTTCAATGCTTCTCTTGAATTCTACATTAGAATTTGACTCAACAGAATCAAGTATAGACCAGTCCTTTTCAACAACTTCTTCAATGTAAACAACGGATGCAGAACCCTCAGGGATTGAAACTTGGGCATCTGTGTCTGACTCAGTGGCTTGCAGCAAAGTTGAAATAGGCTTAATGGGTTTTGATTTTAGGGAATTTGATGAAAATTTGAAAGCACTGCCACAGAGATAATCTTGTTGGTGCTTCAATTGAAGGTTTTGGTGGAATTTGCATAGTGGTGGGGTTATGGGGTGGAAGGAACCTATAGAAACAGAATTCATGGGAAGAAAGAACTGATTTTTACAGGTGGGTTTGCTCTTAAAACCGGATCCTGATGCTCAAATCAGTGTCTTGGAAGTAGAGAATAGAGGTTAGAGCTTGGGTTTGGATATTGAGGACTTGCCAAAAGAGGTTTTACTCAGAGAAGACATCAAGACAGGATATAATTCCTGGGAGGTGCTGCAATTttcatttatttaagaaaaatatcagatcattaacaatttttttatatttatcttccaTTTAAAttgatatgattaattttttattttacttaaagtATTGTCTCTAGCCTTTTTAATCAAATTacagaaaattataaataattctcAAGAAAAATTTTACATGCGATATTTTGGTTCTAACAAAATTGTAGAAAATTAACTtatcttataataattttttatttaaattattttgtaataaaatttatttaaaatttatttactctatatacataatttttttttactgaaaacagtaaaaaaattaatgtctctgatttaaaatttatttcagaCCAATTTAAATTActcatttaataaaaatttataatttggtcttggataatttaaaatttgtatatcAAGTATTGAAGACCAAACAGGTTTACAGGAGCAAAGATAAGGTAATACTTAAAGACTACCACAAGGTGGTTTGCTATTATAGATAAAATCATGATTGAGATTAACTTCTTGTTTCTGGCTGAAAGTTTTATATCAGAacttcaaattatattattatgagTCTTTCTTAAAAGGTTATGATGgcaaaaaatatgtttatttgcTTCAACAGGAGACCAAAACTAGTAAATTCACGTGTAAAATTTTAACATCATACCTAACACAACCAATCAACATTCAGTTCATATTAGCTTGTTCATAGCTTATCAATTGAAAGGTGGGTTCATAAGAAATAGAATAAGTAAAAGCCAAAAGGTTATTGTTGAGCATAATTAAATGTAAACAAGCTAATTGGCTCTAAGGTTATATGGAGACAAAAATGATCAATTTATCATTTGTGTAGTGGTCTCAGTGCCAATTATCATCCTCCCACTTCTTATCTATTTCGTGCTCCATTAAATAAACCAAAATTCTCTCACAACTTGTTTAGACCAAAGAACAGTAAGTACCTGTATAGAAGCTTTGGATGCTCGATTCATTAGTGGAATTATACAATTTAGTTTTCTagcaattaaatttatattaaaatataaaatatgcagtTGATAAGACTTATTTAGACAGGAATAGATTAGAACCTGAAAAACTTGGTACATGGCTTCAATTTGCTTCCTACACCAGTTGATAAGGAGTCCAATTCTGTTGCAAAACATTACTACTTCTTCTCAGTTAACATACTCTTGCTTATTAATTTAGTACACTTTGTTCTAAAGCTGTTAAGAACTTAAGAAAGAAGAATATCATATTTACTTCTGAGTAATAAGATTTTAGAGATTTTAGAAATTTTACCTGTTTACACTTTcagttaattaattaacatagcaagcttttaatttaaagaataaaaattgct from Arachis hypogaea cultivar Tifrunner chromosome 10, arahy.Tifrunner.gnm2.J5K5, whole genome shotgun sequence includes:
- the LOC112715825 gene encoding uncharacterized protein gives rise to the protein MNSVSIGSFHPITPPLCKFHQNLQLKHQQDYLCGSAFKFSSNSLKSKPIKPISTLLQATESDTDAQVSIPEGSASVVYIEEVVEKDWSILDSVESNSNVEFKRSIERIVSAGNVEEGSRVLVSTGSEEFVDTLVGLCKSLFVVHDSLLILALIKEKYDKVKCWQGEIVYVPEKWAPLDVVFLYFLPALPFKLDEILGSLAKKCSPGGSCWRSKNWNCLTNNKDSCKLDCDGRGHLGKSSCLGISPSTYYCDTPQMSFSGYIGAISYGKTAANNNSRGRALY